The following proteins come from a genomic window of Yinghuangia sp. ASG 101:
- a CDS encoding TerB family tellurite resistance protein, translated as MVLIVGVRNLRKVLEAGEFHCPECGGDRRFQFGVGRRHLIVCDIPVLPLSRAPGSVECAVCGRTFDRSVLDVPTGRRLTELLRDVTRTLVIGALVAGGESAPSARAAAVAAVRGVGMPAYDDEMLSIDLYAYGDDEFLDALPTLDTLAAHLAHEGRVRLITVAAHVALADGPYRTLELDMLLSAGARLGLTRAEADRALDEAAGHTPR; from the coding sequence ATGGTGCTCATCGTCGGGGTCCGCAACCTCAGGAAAGTGCTGGAAGCCGGAGAGTTCCACTGCCCGGAGTGCGGCGGGGACCGGCGCTTCCAATTCGGTGTCGGCCGACGCCACTTGATCGTCTGCGACATACCCGTCCTCCCGCTCTCCCGGGCACCCGGCAGCGTCGAATGCGCGGTCTGCGGGCGGACGTTCGACCGCTCGGTACTCGACGTGCCGACCGGGCGGCGGCTGACCGAGCTGCTGCGCGACGTCACGCGCACGCTCGTCATCGGGGCGCTGGTGGCCGGCGGCGAGTCCGCGCCGTCCGCCAGGGCCGCGGCGGTGGCCGCGGTGCGCGGCGTGGGCATGCCCGCCTACGACGACGAGATGCTGAGCATCGACTTGTACGCCTACGGCGACGACGAGTTCCTCGACGCCCTCCCGACCCTCGACACCCTCGCCGCCCACCTCGCGCACGAAGGGCGCGTGCGCCTGATCACCGTGGCGGCGCACGTGGCGCTGGCCGACGGGCCGTACCGCACGCTCGAACTCGACATGCTGCTGTCCGCGGGCGCGCGCCTGGGGCTGACGCGCGCCGAGGCCGACCGTGCCCTCGACGAGGCGGCCGGGCACACGCCGCGCTGA
- the leuA gene encoding 2-isopropylmalate synthase, with product MSSVNRATPITAATVTQKPSGMPIHKYAPFQGVDLPDRTWPSKTITAAPRWLSTDLRDGNQALIDPMSPTRKRTMFDLLVRMGYKEIEVGFPAASQTDFEFIRGIIEDGAVPDDVTISVLTQAREELIERTVESLVGAPRATVHLYNATAPIFRRVVFGVDRDQCKAIAVDGTEHVMRFAEKHLGAQTAFGYEYSPEIFIDTELDFTLEVCEAVMDVWQPEDGREIILNLPATIERSTPNVYADQIEWMSRNLTRREHIALSVHPHNDRGAAVAASELAVMAGADRIEGCLFGHGERTGNVDLVTLGMNLFSQGIDPKIDFSEIDEIRRTVEYCTQLPVHPRHPYAGDLVYTAFSGSHQDAIKKGFEALERDAEEAGTTRDEILWGVPYLPIDPKDVGRTYEAVIRVNSQSGKGGVAYVMKADHKMDLPRRLQIEFSRIIQGKTDSEGGEVTPAQIWAVFQDEYLPTPDAPWGRLALRAHQTSSADDDKDALSVEMTVDGGATTLSGVGNGPIDAFVRALGGIGFDVRVLDYTEHAMSGGEDARAVAYVECAVDGQVLWGVGVDDNIVRASLKAVVSAVNRAARGTR from the coding sequence ATGTCCTCCGTCAATCGCGCCACGCCCATCACGGCCGCCACTGTCACGCAGAAGCCGTCGGGCATGCCGATCCACAAATACGCGCCCTTCCAGGGCGTCGACCTGCCGGACCGCACGTGGCCGTCGAAGACGATCACCGCCGCACCCCGCTGGCTGTCGACCGACCTGCGCGACGGCAACCAGGCGCTGATCGACCCGATGAGCCCCACCCGCAAGCGGACGATGTTCGACCTGCTGGTACGCATGGGCTACAAGGAGATCGAGGTCGGCTTCCCGGCCGCCTCGCAGACCGACTTCGAGTTCATCCGCGGCATCATCGAGGACGGCGCGGTCCCCGACGACGTCACCATCTCGGTGCTGACCCAGGCCCGCGAGGAACTGATCGAGCGCACCGTGGAGTCGCTGGTCGGCGCGCCGCGCGCGACCGTGCACCTGTACAACGCGACCGCGCCGATCTTCCGCCGCGTCGTCTTCGGCGTCGACCGCGACCAGTGCAAGGCGATCGCCGTCGACGGCACCGAGCACGTGATGCGGTTCGCCGAGAAGCACCTGGGCGCGCAGACGGCGTTCGGATACGAGTACTCGCCCGAGATCTTCATCGACACCGAGCTGGACTTCACGCTGGAGGTCTGCGAGGCGGTCATGGACGTCTGGCAGCCCGAGGACGGCCGCGAGATCATCCTGAACCTGCCGGCCACCATCGAGCGGTCGACGCCGAACGTCTACGCGGACCAGATCGAGTGGATGAGCCGGAACCTGACCCGGCGCGAGCACATCGCCCTGTCGGTGCACCCGCACAACGACCGGGGCGCGGCCGTCGCGGCGTCCGAGCTGGCCGTCATGGCGGGCGCGGACCGCATCGAGGGCTGCCTGTTCGGGCACGGCGAGCGCACCGGCAACGTCGACCTGGTCACGCTGGGTATGAACCTGTTCAGCCAGGGCATCGACCCGAAGATCGACTTCTCCGAGATCGACGAGATCCGCCGCACGGTCGAGTACTGCACGCAGCTGCCGGTGCACCCGCGCCACCCGTACGCGGGCGACCTGGTCTACACCGCGTTCTCCGGATCGCACCAGGACGCGATCAAGAAGGGCTTCGAGGCCCTGGAGCGCGACGCCGAGGAAGCCGGCACGACGCGCGACGAGATCCTGTGGGGCGTCCCGTACCTGCCGATCGACCCGAAGGACGTCGGCCGCACCTACGAGGCGGTCATCCGCGTCAACAGCCAGTCCGGCAAGGGTGGCGTGGCGTACGTCATGAAGGCCGACCACAAGATGGACCTGCCGCGGCGGCTGCAGATCGAGTTCTCGCGGATCATCCAGGGCAAGACCGACTCCGAGGGCGGAGAGGTGACGCCCGCGCAGATCTGGGCGGTGTTCCAGGACGAATATCTGCCCACGCCGGACGCGCCCTGGGGCCGGCTGGCGCTGCGCGCGCACCAGACCTCGTCGGCCGACGACGACAAGGACGCGCTGTCCGTCGAGATGACGGTGGACGGCGGCGCCACGACGCTGAGCGGCGTCGGCAACGGCCCGATCGACGCGTTCGTCCGCGCGCTGGGCGGCATCGGCTTCGACGTGCGGGTGCTGGACTACACCGAGCACGCCATGAGCGGCGGCGAGGACGCCCGCGCGGTCGCGTACGTCGAGTGCGCGGTCGACGGCCAGGTGCTGTGGGGCGTGGGCGTCGACGACAACATCGTGCGCGCCTCGCTGAAGGCCGTCGTCAGCGCGGTGAACCGCGCGGCGCGCGGCACACGCTGA
- the era gene encoding GTPase Era, giving the protein MPPMSDRPNPADVFEPSGHTHVRGHRSGFACLVGRPNAGKSTLTNALVGSKVAITSGRPQTTRHTVRGIVHRPDAQLVLVDTPGLHKPRTLLGQRLNDLVRTTWAEVDIIGFCLPADQKVGPGDRFIAKELAEVRKTPKVAVVTKTDLVDKKTLAEQLLAVQRMAADLGFEWAEIIPVSAVSGDQVHLAADLLAGLLPEGPPLYPDGELTDEPEQIMAAELIREAALEGVRDELPHSLAVVIEEMIPREDRPADKPLLDVHAYLYVERPSQKAIVIGAKGARLKDVGTRARRQIEALLGTPVYLDLHVKVAKDWQRDPRQLRRLGF; this is encoded by the coding sequence ATGCCTCCCATGAGTGATCGCCCCAACCCCGCCGACGTGTTCGAACCGTCCGGCCACACGCACGTGCGAGGACACCGCAGCGGCTTCGCGTGCTTGGTCGGCCGACCGAACGCCGGAAAGTCCACCCTGACGAACGCGCTCGTGGGCAGCAAAGTCGCGATCACCTCGGGGCGCCCGCAGACCACCCGGCACACCGTGCGCGGCATCGTCCACCGGCCCGACGCCCAGCTCGTCCTGGTCGACACCCCCGGGCTGCACAAGCCGCGCACCCTGCTCGGCCAGCGCCTGAACGACCTCGTGCGCACGACGTGGGCCGAGGTGGACATCATCGGCTTCTGCCTGCCCGCCGACCAGAAGGTCGGGCCCGGCGACCGGTTCATCGCCAAGGAACTGGCCGAGGTCCGCAAGACCCCCAAGGTCGCCGTCGTCACCAAGACCGACCTGGTCGACAAGAAGACCCTCGCCGAGCAACTTCTCGCGGTGCAGCGGATGGCCGCCGACCTCGGGTTCGAGTGGGCCGAGATCATCCCGGTCTCCGCCGTCTCCGGCGACCAGGTCCACCTGGCCGCCGACCTCCTCGCCGGGCTGCTCCCCGAGGGCCCGCCGCTGTATCCGGACGGCGAGCTGACCGACGAGCCCGAGCAGATCATGGCCGCCGAGCTGATCCGCGAGGCGGCGCTGGAAGGCGTACGCGACGAACTGCCGCACTCGCTGGCGGTGGTCATCGAGGAGATGATCCCGCGCGAGGACCGCCCGGCCGACAAACCGCTCCTGGACGTACACGCGTATCTGTACGTCGAGCGGCCCAGCCAGAAGGCGATCGTGATCGGGGCGAAGGGCGCGCGGCTCAAAGACGTCGGCACCCGGGCCCGCCGCCAGATCGAGGCGCTGCTCGGCACCCCGGTGTATCTGGACCTGCACGTCAAGGTCGCCAAAGACTGGCAGCGCGACCCCAGGCAGTTGCGCCGCCTGGGGTTCTGA
- a CDS encoding cytidine deaminase: MSGTTVDPEDAKIVTLARSTRARNRTAEGAAVRDENGRTYVASTVDLPSLRLTALQAAVAMAVAGGARDLEAAAIVGESGALAEADRAVVRDLGGVGTAILLAAPDGSVTEVAEA, encoded by the coding sequence ATGAGCGGGACCACCGTCGACCCCGAGGACGCCAAGATCGTCACGTTGGCGCGCTCGACCCGGGCCCGCAACCGGACGGCCGAGGGCGCGGCGGTGCGCGACGAGAACGGACGCACCTATGTCGCGTCGACCGTCGACCTGCCCTCGCTGCGGCTTACCGCGCTCCAGGCCGCGGTGGCCATGGCGGTCGCGGGCGGTGCCCGCGACCTGGAGGCCGCGGCGATCGTCGGCGAGTCGGGGGCGCTCGCGGAGGCCGACCGCGCCGTCGTCCGCGACCTCGGCGGCGTCGGCACCGCGATTCTGCTCGCCGCGCCCGACGGCAGTGTCACCGAGGTCGCCGAGGCCTGA